A DNA window from Nitrospiria bacterium contains the following coding sequences:
- the folE gene encoding GTP cyclohydrolase I FolE gives MKTEEKTQELQEAIEKVLVLVGEDPTRGGLTKTPERVAKMFQFLTKGYTQDIDGVLNGALFPIKYDEMVIVKDIDFFSLCEHHLVPFFGRCHIAYLPDKKVIGLSKLPRIVEVFSRRLQVQERLTQQIAEIIQEKIKPQGVAVVMEAQHLCMMMRGVEKQNATAITSAMLGGFRTRRETREEFLELIRRGSVQKDPLLWNRDVHE, from the coding sequence ATGAAGACCGAAGAGAAGACGCAAGAGCTTCAGGAAGCCATTGAGAAGGTACTGGTGCTGGTGGGTGAGGACCCGACGCGCGGAGGGCTCACCAAAACCCCGGAACGGGTGGCCAAGATGTTCCAATTTTTAACCAAGGGATATACCCAGGACATTGATGGGGTTTTAAACGGCGCGCTCTTTCCCATCAAATACGATGAAATGGTGATCGTCAAGGACATCGATTTCTTCAGTCTTTGCGAACACCATCTCGTTCCTTTCTTCGGCAGGTGTCATATTGCATATCTTCCGGATAAAAAGGTTATCGGCTTGAGCAAACTGCCGAGGATCGTCGAAGTTTTCAGCCGAAGGCTCCAAGTTCAAGAGCGTTTGACGCAGCAGATTGCCGAAATCATCCAGGAGAAAATCAAGCCGCAGGGAGTTGCGGTTGTGATGGAGGCCCAGCACCTTTGCATGATGATGCGGGGAGTGGAAAAACAGAATGCGACGGCGATTACCAGTGCGATGTTGGGAGGGTTCCGAACGCGCCGAGAAACCCGTGAAGAATTTCTGGAGCTAATCAGGCGGGGTTCGGTCCAAAAGGATCCTTTGCTTTGGAATCGCGACGTTCATGAATGA
- a CDS encoding 2Fe-2S iron-sulfur cluster-binding protein: MPKVTFYPSGMSGEVPEKKSLLEAAQLLGIPLAHECGGFASCSTCRVVVIEGHENLTGIEFEEEDMMDLAALLPPHRLACQAKILGDVTVQIPSESRPVEP, from the coding sequence ATGCCCAAGGTTACCTTTTATCCATCGGGAATGAGCGGGGAGGTTCCCGAAAAAAAATCGCTGCTTGAAGCGGCCCAGCTCCTGGGGATTCCATTGGCTCATGAATGCGGCGGATTTGCCTCCTGCAGCACGTGTCGGGTGGTGGTGATCGAGGGACACGAGAATCTTACCGGGATCGAATTTGAAGAAGAGGATATGATGGATTTGGCGGCCTTGCTTCCGCCCCATCGCCTGGCGTGCCAGGCCAAGATCTTGGGGGATGTGACCGTTCAAATTCCGAGCGAGTCCAGGCCCGTCGAGCCGTGA
- the nuoF gene encoding NADH-quinone oxidoreductase subunit NuoF, translated as MTQQILLKDTTKGTVDLEAYQKKGGYQALENVLRHSQPLEVIETIKRSGLRGRGGAGFPTGKKWEMVATHRELERYLACNAGEHEPGTYKDRLLLRLNPHLLLEGIAIATFAVGAKESHLFINGAFTEEVALVRQAIEDAQKHGLLGHNILGTGFSCDIQIFLGPDTYVAGEETAMLECMQGREAKPKHKPPYYPTVYGLYGKPTVVNNVETLSNVPPIVSNGADWFRSFGTKTCPGTMLFSISGDVNRPGVYELPLGVSLRKLIEEFGGGIKEGRALKAVYPGGPSQAFLTPKDIDVSMDFDSLKAIGSGLGSAGVIVLDDTHCMVEQTMKFCNFFRDESCGQCPPCKMGTHYLHQILEKIETGHGKPEDLRALQQLSGFVKGRGDCTVITGAAVAVECSLRHFPEEFESHIKAHRCTVKVAS; from the coding sequence GTGACACAGCAGATTCTGCTGAAAGATACAACAAAGGGAACGGTTGACCTTGAGGCCTACCAGAAAAAGGGCGGTTACCAGGCCTTGGAAAACGTTCTCCGACATTCTCAGCCGCTCGAGGTGATTGAAACCATCAAACGTTCCGGGCTGCGGGGCCGGGGAGGGGCCGGTTTCCCCACCGGGAAGAAGTGGGAAATGGTCGCCACCCACCGGGAATTGGAACGCTATCTGGCTTGTAATGCCGGCGAACACGAACCGGGAACCTACAAAGATCGTCTTCTGCTTCGGTTAAATCCCCATCTACTGCTTGAAGGAATCGCGATCGCGACGTTTGCCGTGGGGGCAAAAGAATCCCATCTGTTTATAAACGGGGCCTTTACCGAAGAGGTCGCGCTTGTAAGACAGGCGATCGAGGATGCTCAAAAACACGGACTATTGGGGCACAATATTTTGGGAACGGGGTTTTCGTGCGACATCCAGATTTTTTTGGGTCCGGACACTTATGTGGCTGGCGAAGAGACTGCCATGCTCGAATGCATGCAGGGACGCGAGGCCAAACCCAAGCACAAACCGCCCTATTATCCGACCGTCTATGGATTATACGGCAAGCCCACCGTGGTCAACAATGTCGAAACGCTGTCGAACGTTCCGCCCATTGTTTCCAACGGTGCCGACTGGTTTCGATCGTTTGGAACTAAAACATGTCCCGGGACCATGCTCTTTTCAATCAGCGGCGATGTTAACCGGCCCGGTGTATACGAGCTCCCACTCGGCGTTTCCCTCAGGAAACTGATCGAGGAATTCGGCGGCGGAATAAAAGAAGGACGAGCGCTGAAAGCGGTTTATCCGGGAGGCCCTTCCCAAGCTTTTCTGACCCCAAAGGACATCGACGTCTCGATGGATTTTGATTCCCTCAAGGCAATCGGATCCGGTCTGGGTTCAGCCGGGGTGATTGTACTGGATGACACCCATTGCATGGTTGAACAAACCATGAAGTTTTGTAATTTCTTCAGGGATGAAAGCTGCGGTCAGTGTCCTCCGTGTAAGATGGGGACGCATTATCTTCATCAGATCCTTGAGAAAATTGAGACGGGACACGGAAAACCGGAAGACCTCCGGGCGCTTCAACAACTCAGCGGTTTCGTCAAGGGTCGCGGCGATTGTACCGTCATTACCGGAGCCGCCGTGGCGGTTGAATGTAGCCTGCGGCACTTTCCGGAGGAATTTGAATCCCACATCAAAGCCCATCGCTGCACCGTGAAGGTCGCGTCCTAA
- a CDS encoding urate hydroxylase PuuD: MPGVDPFELLFRWIHFLAGITWIGILYFFNLVNVNFMKGLDAGTKGKVVPLLMPPALWWFRWSALVTVLAGLLILMRKWGGGSGAWEVSISIGGALGIIMLFNVWVIIWPNQKRIIQMTAEAAAKQQSPPAEMAAMARKAYLASRTNFYLSIPMLFFMALSHYL, translated from the coding sequence ATGCCTGGCGTCGATCCGTTCGAGTTGCTGTTCCGGTGGATTCACTTCTTAGCCGGAATAACCTGGATTGGTATTCTTTATTTCTTTAACTTGGTGAATGTCAATTTTATGAAAGGTCTTGATGCGGGGACCAAGGGGAAAGTCGTGCCTCTATTGATGCCGCCCGCGTTATGGTGGTTTCGATGGAGCGCGTTGGTCACGGTTCTGGCCGGGCTTTTGATTCTCATGAGGAAATGGGGAGGTGGCAGCGGGGCCTGGGAGGTGTCCATCAGCATCGGTGGAGCACTGGGGATCATCATGCTATTTAATGTCTGGGTGATCATTTGGCCGAATCAAAAGCGAATCATTCAGATGACGGCTGAGGCCGCCGCCAAGCAACAGTCTCCGCCGGCCGAGATGGCGGCCATGGCTCGAAAAGCCTACCTGGCATCTCGTACCAACTTTTATCTTTCTATTCCAATGCTCTTTTTTATGGCGTTAAGCCACTACCTTTAA
- a CDS encoding sigma 54-interacting transcriptional regulator yields MKSLNTKQVDTEVILDSLNDSVVTIGLDKKIKYLNKAAERLLGYSKKEAKEMSCAQVVRCAACDNECLLEQTLSTSRNIHDYETVLKNKFGKVVTISTNTVLLKNKNGRVIGGVEIIRDRSQIEALNEALRGKYSFENIIGKNHRMQRVCALLPEMARSESSVLIEGELGTGKELLAHAIHENGPRNEKPFVTVNCGGLTDERVTCELFGFIKGAFPGAVSNRVGRLDLADGGTLFLDEVGYISSAAQLKLLHFLKEKEFERVGDGRKIRANVRVLAATHRDLASAVEHGEFLRELFDQLRTVSIVLPPLRERRDDIPLLVQHFLKRFNTSMGKKIKSVAPAAMEILLNYDYPENIQRLENIIEHAVVLCTGSTILPSHLPKDMFYVKDDFMDVAIKHEDPFKIVERQLVLKALSQTDWNYGEAAERLKISRTTLWRKIKEHGISYSFVKSSSEQ; encoded by the coding sequence ATGAAATCTCTGAATACCAAACAAGTCGACACCGAGGTGATTCTCGATTCTTTGAACGACAGCGTTGTCACCATCGGGTTAGATAAAAAAATCAAATACCTGAACAAAGCCGCCGAACGTTTGCTGGGCTACTCAAAGAAAGAGGCGAAGGAGATGTCCTGCGCGCAAGTGGTTCGGTGCGCGGCTTGTGATAACGAATGCCTTCTTGAGCAGACCTTATCCACCAGCAGGAACATCCATGATTACGAGACTGTCTTAAAAAATAAGTTCGGGAAGGTGGTGACCATCAGCACCAATACGGTTCTTCTAAAAAATAAAAACGGTCGGGTGATCGGAGGGGTAGAGATCATCCGGGATCGTTCGCAGATTGAAGCCTTAAACGAGGCCTTGAGGGGAAAGTACTCCTTTGAGAACATCATTGGAAAGAATCACAGGATGCAGAGGGTCTGCGCCCTGTTACCCGAGATGGCTCGAAGTGAGTCCAGTGTCCTGATCGAGGGTGAACTGGGCACCGGCAAGGAGCTATTGGCCCATGCCATCCATGAAAACGGTCCTCGCAATGAAAAACCGTTTGTGACAGTCAACTGCGGCGGCTTGACCGATGAGAGGGTGACCTGTGAGTTATTCGGATTTATCAAGGGGGCATTTCCTGGTGCGGTCTCGAATCGGGTCGGTCGTTTGGATTTGGCGGATGGGGGTACGCTCTTCCTTGACGAGGTTGGTTATATCAGTTCTGCCGCTCAGCTCAAATTGCTTCATTTTTTAAAAGAGAAGGAGTTTGAGCGGGTCGGGGACGGCCGGAAGATTAGGGCCAATGTTCGAGTTCTTGCAGCCACGCATCGGGATCTCGCCTCGGCGGTTGAGCACGGCGAGTTTCTCAGAGAACTTTTTGATCAACTTCGGACGGTTTCCATTGTCCTTCCCCCCCTTCGTGAACGGCGTGACGACATTCCCCTTCTCGTCCAACATTTTTTAAAGCGGTTCAATACATCGATGGGTAAAAAAATAAAGTCCGTTGCGCCGGCCGCAATGGAGATCTTGCTTAACTACGATTATCCGGAAAACATACAAAGGCTTGAGAATATTATCGAACATGCCGTTGTCCTCTGTACAGGCAGTACAATCTTGCCGTCCCATTTACCCAAAGACATGTTTTATGTTAAGGACGATTTCATGGATGTGGCTATTAAACACGAGGATCCTTTTAAGATTGTGGAACGACAATTAGTATTAAAAGCCCTTTCCCAGACCGACTGGAACTACGGTGAGGCGGCAGAAAGGCTCAAGATCAGTCGAACAACATTATGGAGGAAAATCAAAGAACATGGCATAAGTTATTCTTTTGTTAAATCCTCGAGTGAACAATAA
- the mdh gene encoding malate dehydrogenase: MKRRKVTVIGAGNVGGTTAQRLVEKELAEELVLIDINKDVALGKALDLAESAPIYGYDTQIRGTDNYADSEGSDLVIITSGVPRKPGMSRDDLLSTNAKIVKTVAQQVAVHSPEAVIIVVSNPLDAMTYVTYKTTQFPRERIIGMAGVLDSARMATFIAQELRVSAETVRAIVMGGHGDSMIPLPRYTTVGGVSVTELIPKNRLDAIVQRTRDGGAEIVKLLKTGSAYFAPSAAIVEMVESIVKDKKKILPCAALCKGEYSVQNLFVGVPAKLGHGGIEAIVEFELTSEETAGLRKSAEGVKELCTVVDRMIG, encoded by the coding sequence ATGAAACGGAGAAAGGTCACGGTCATTGGCGCTGGAAACGTCGGAGGAACGACGGCGCAGCGGCTGGTTGAAAAAGAACTTGCGGAAGAACTGGTCCTGATCGACATCAACAAGGATGTGGCATTAGGAAAGGCTCTGGACCTTGCCGAATCGGCTCCGATTTACGGCTACGACACACAAATCCGCGGGACGGACAATTACGCCGATTCGGAGGGATCCGATCTGGTTATCATCACTTCCGGGGTTCCCCGGAAACCGGGAATGAGCCGGGACGATCTTCTGTCCACCAATGCCAAGATCGTCAAGACCGTGGCCCAGCAAGTGGCTGTTCATTCTCCGGAAGCCGTGATCATTGTGGTTTCCAATCCATTGGATGCCATGACCTATGTTACCTACAAGACGACTCAGTTTCCTCGGGAGCGGATCATCGGCATGGCCGGTGTACTGGATTCGGCCCGCATGGCGACCTTCATCGCCCAAGAGCTTCGGGTCTCCGCCGAGACCGTCCGGGCCATCGTGATGGGCGGACACGGCGACAGCATGATTCCTCTCCCCCGTTACACAACAGTGGGCGGGGTGTCCGTGACGGAATTGATTCCCAAAAACCGACTGGATGCGATTGTTCAGCGAACCCGGGACGGAGGGGCCGAGATTGTCAAACTTCTGAAGACTGGAAGCGCCTATTTTGCCCCTTCCGCCGCCATTGTCGAGATGGTTGAGTCGATTGTCAAAGACAAGAAGAAGATCCTGCCGTGCGCGGCCCTTTGCAAAGGAGAATACAGTGTCCAGAACCTGTTCGTGGGGGTACCGGCTAAGCTGGGTCACGGTGGCATTGAAGCGATCGTGGAGTTCGAACTGACTTCGGAGGAAACCGCAGGGCTCCGGAAGTCGGCCGAAGGAGTCAAAGAACTCTGTACGGTTGTGGACCGCATGATCGGATGA
- a CDS encoding TVP38/TMEM64 family protein — protein MGLSRQTVKFAGLLIFIVICLVLFRWTDLGRYLHPEQIRDSIQSVGYLAPLLYVLIYSVAPVFFVPGWIITIGGGLAFGPLWGTILTVMGATIGATLAFLVGRYLGRDFVTRLLKEKFKTIGLLDERAASRGFEVIFFLRLIPLIPFNALDYMAGISKIGTRDYILGTFLGIIPGTFAYVYLGSTLTHIRSWGFTLAIGLLILLSLIPIFYKRRKKRDHSLK, from the coding sequence ATGGGGCTTTCCCGGCAGACCGTGAAGTTTGCGGGTCTCCTGATATTTATCGTCATCTGCCTTGTGCTATTTCGGTGGACCGATCTGGGTCGATATCTCCATCCCGAGCAGATCCGGGACTCGATCCAATCCGTCGGATATCTTGCCCCTCTCCTCTATGTTTTGATTTACAGCGTCGCGCCGGTCTTTTTCGTTCCTGGTTGGATCATTACTATCGGCGGCGGACTGGCCTTCGGGCCCCTATGGGGAACGATTCTTACAGTGATGGGGGCAACGATCGGTGCAACCCTTGCCTTCCTTGTGGGACGTTACTTGGGTCGCGATTTCGTCACGCGCCTGCTTAAGGAAAAGTTTAAAACCATAGGGTTACTCGATGAGCGGGCCGCTTCGCGCGGTTTTGAGGTCATTTTTTTCCTGCGACTGATCCCGCTGATTCCGTTCAATGCGCTGGACTATATGGCCGGAATCTCCAAGATCGGGACGAGGGACTATATACTGGGGACCTTTCTGGGCATCATTCCGGGGACCTTTGCCTACGTCTATCTGGGCAGCACGCTGACACACATCCGATCATGGGGATTTACCCTGGCCATCGGCCTGTTGATTTTGTTGAGCCTGATTCCGATTTTTTACAAACGGAGGAAGAAGCGGGATCATTCTTTGAAATAA
- a CDS encoding plastocyanin/azurin family copper-binding protein, with protein sequence MIRTQEGTIGMKMGVLTAVILFVLLGSGVGRSAETLPLKPAQPPPPPVVMIKIVVDAQSRCDKAYDPAVINVKAGTTVEWINQDYETHTLISSGGGDPCNPKELSPDVRVIDVGQLPPRKEYRKTFAKPGEYLYMCHLPFHHMSGKIIVVP encoded by the coding sequence ATGATCAGGACCCAAGAGGGGACCATCGGAATGAAAATGGGTGTTCTTACGGCAGTGATTCTTTTCGTCCTGCTCGGATCGGGAGTCGGAAGATCGGCCGAGACCCTTCCTTTGAAACCGGCTCAGCCCCCACCGCCTCCGGTGGTCATGATCAAGATCGTGGTGGATGCACAAAGTCGGTGTGACAAGGCATATGATCCGGCGGTCATTAACGTGAAGGCCGGGACAACGGTGGAATGGATTAATCAGGATTATGAAACCCACACCCTGATCAGCAGTGGGGGTGGTGACCCCTGCAATCCGAAAGAGCTTTCACCGGATGTTCGTGTGATCGACGTTGGGCAATTGCCTCCTCGGAAGGAATACCGAAAGACCTTTGCGAAGCCCGGGGAATATCTGTACATGTGCCATCTCCCTTTCCACCACATGTCGGGCAAAATCATAGTTGTGCCGTAA
- a CDS encoding fatty acid desaturase — MNQAFAETETLVRPTDYLAIVMFSITVLAALVGVPIFGFTFGYSKLDWILFGILYAVTGLGITVGYHRLISHRSFTCSDPIKILLLIAGGWAFQNSALKWSADHVRHHAKVDQEEDPYNATKGFWHSHVFWLFLKDPFADDKYTTQFKKDRLVVWQDDYYIPILISGFALPFIVGFLNGGWVGGLGCFLLAGVGRAFLVLNSTFCINSICHLWGDQPNGTDNSSRDSWWISLITFGEGYHNYHHAYPKDYRNGPKWYNFDPSKWLIFGLQTVGLAGNLYRACPKTK; from the coding sequence ATGAATCAGGCGTTTGCCGAAACAGAAACACTTGTAAGGCCCACCGACTATCTCGCGATTGTGATGTTTTCCATCACCGTCCTCGCGGCCTTGGTCGGTGTTCCGATTTTCGGTTTCACATTTGGTTACTCAAAACTAGATTGGATCTTATTCGGGATCCTGTATGCCGTTACCGGGTTGGGCATTACAGTTGGATACCATCGCCTGATTTCACATCGGAGCTTTACCTGTTCGGATCCTATAAAGATCCTTCTCCTCATTGCCGGTGGATGGGCGTTTCAAAATTCGGCCTTGAAGTGGTCAGCCGACCATGTGCGACATCATGCCAAAGTGGACCAAGAAGAGGACCCTTACAACGCCACTAAGGGCTTCTGGCATAGCCATGTCTTTTGGTTATTTTTAAAGGACCCATTCGCCGATGATAAATATACAACCCAATTTAAAAAAGATCGGCTGGTGGTCTGGCAGGACGATTATTATATTCCTATCCTCATCTCAGGTTTCGCCCTGCCCTTCATAGTGGGATTTCTGAATGGCGGATGGGTGGGTGGATTGGGTTGTTTCCTTCTGGCCGGAGTTGGTCGGGCCTTTCTGGTGCTTAATTCAACATTCTGCATTAATTCGATCTGCCACCTGTGGGGCGACCAGCCCAACGGAACGGACAACAGCAGCCGGGACAGCTGGTGGATTTCTCTGATTACGTTCGGAGAAGGCTATCACAATTACCACCATGCCTATCCGAAGGATTATCGTAACGGTCCCAAGTGGTATAACTTCGATCCTTCAAAATGGCTAATTTTTGGTCTGCAAACCGTCGGTCTGGCAGGAAACCTATACCGGGCCTGTCCTAAAACAAAATAA
- a CDS encoding DUF1844 domain-containing protein: protein MHDLDLTLPELEIQHLEPPKSQKEKGKMDAPSASSDRQKKIEIAEVREEGNSKSGSGPAMDPRNGSHSGSRLDFSSFILSVGASALVAIGQARVPGVPTVAGSPPPVDLVQARELIDLLGLLEEKTKGNLTKSESELLQQTLYSLRLKFVDISKKT, encoded by the coding sequence TTGCATGACTTGGACTTAACCCTTCCCGAGTTGGAAATTCAACATCTCGAGCCGCCTAAATCGCAGAAAGAAAAAGGTAAAATGGACGCCCCTTCAGCAAGTTCAGATCGGCAAAAAAAGATTGAAATTGCCGAGGTTCGTGAGGAAGGGAATTCGAAATCCGGGTCCGGACCTGCAATGGATCCCCGAAACGGCTCCCATAGCGGTAGTCGTCTGGATTTTTCCTCATTTATTCTCTCCGTTGGAGCTTCGGCGCTTGTGGCCATCGGCCAGGCTCGGGTGCCCGGTGTACCAACGGTGGCGGGTTCGCCGCCGCCAGTTGATCTCGTGCAAGCCCGGGAACTGATCGATCTATTAGGCTTGCTGGAAGAGAAGACCAAGGGAAATCTGACCAAAAGTGAATCGGAGCTACTTCAGCAGACTCTCTACAGCCTTCGCCTGAAATTCGTTGACATTTCAAAGAAAACATAA
- a CDS encoding cytochrome c yields MPIAILTGVWFLPGCNTDKGGNSPATLTSNVPEEHAKGEEAFNRYCAACHGSAGTGTDHGPSFIDRIYEPNHHGDSSFFLAPRRGVRAHHWNFGDMPKIEGLSDDDLKQIVGYIRWLQRQAGIQ; encoded by the coding sequence ATGCCGATAGCCATCCTGACCGGCGTCTGGTTTTTACCGGGCTGCAATACGGACAAGGGCGGGAACTCCCCGGCCACCTTAACTTCCAATGTGCCAGAAGAACACGCAAAAGGAGAGGAGGCTTTTAACCGATACTGCGCAGCGTGCCATGGAAGTGCAGGGACTGGAACGGATCACGGTCCAAGCTTTATCGATCGAATTTATGAACCCAATCACCACGGCGACTCATCCTTTTTCCTTGCGCCGCGGAGGGGTGTCCGGGCTCATCACTGGAACTTCGGCGATATGCCGAAGATCGAGGGATTATCGGACGATGACCTCAAACAGATCGTCGGCTACATCCGCTGGCTGCAACGGCAAGCTGGAATCCAGTAA